The DNA region TAAAATACGCAACTGCAATTGGATTGGCAATTCCAAGTAACCATCTTAAAAAACAAAATGGGTAATTTACTACCAACAGAATACAAAAAGGAAATTTATCGGATGTATAAAATCCGATTATTGATAGTTTTTATGATCTTCGTTTCTTTTACCGGATTGGTTATCTTGATTTTTCTAGCGCCGATATTTCTATCAGTAAATTTCGAATTTCAATCCCTTGAGAAAGAAAGAGCGGTTCTTGAGGCGGAAACACCAGAATTAAAAGTGATAACAGAACTTGAGTCTAAGGTGTCAGAGATTAATAGGAAAATCCAAGTATTAGGTCAAGACAGCGAGAGTAAGACAACCAAAGTTTTGTCAGAAATAATCAGCAACAAAACGACTGGGATAAAAATAAAATCCATAAGTTACTCAAAAAAAGAGACGGGCACAGTAATCTTTTTAAGAGGAGAAGCAACAACCAGAGAGTCACTCGTTCTTTTTGCGAAGCGACTTGAAGATATTGATAATTTTACTGATGTGAACTTGCCAGTTTCAGACTTGGCAAAAGACAGGGATTTGGTTTTTTCAATTACATTTTCAGTAATCTAAAACAGACAATGCCACACAATTCTAAAAAAACATTATTGTACACATTATTTCCGGCAATTATTATTTGGGTTGTCGCGACTTTGGTGTTTACAACCACCGAAAACAAAAAGTCTGATGTTTTAGAATTGTCCGCATCCGTCGTAAATCATGAATTAAAGAAAGAGGGTGTGCGTCTTTTAGCCCAAGACCTTGAAAAACTCCAAGCGGAGTTTGAAGAATTGGAAAGTTTTGCGGTCGGAATTAGCCAAGAAGAAGTTGTCAGCTTTATAGAAAAAATTGAGAAGCTAGCCGAGGTTAGCGGTGTTCAGTCATCTGTTGAAAAAATCGACGTCATAAAGACGGAGGAAGGTTTTTTTGAGATGTTGGAATTAACAATAAAAGCATTTGGAACATGGGGTGGAGTTTTTCATTTCTTGAGCTTAGTAGAAAATCTTCCATATCAAATTGATGTTAAAAATATTGTGCTTGAATCAAAAACTTCAGAACAGGGAGATTCGGCTCCAGAATGGCAATTGCAAATATCTTTCCAAACTTTAAAATTCAAATAAAAAATGGATGCTTTTCTTAAAAAATTGAAGTCGTTTAGTTCTAAAGGTTCTGTATACAAAAAGTACACCAGTCATCCAGACCGAGATTGGTTGATTATGTTTTACACTTTCTCTGTAATCAATTTATTAATTGCCGGTCTTTTGTTTTTTGAATATCAAAAAACAAAAGATCTGGCAGCTACGGAGACTGGCAGTCCGTCTCAAGAAATTCAGTCTGTAGACAAAAACAGCTTAGTAAAGACCTTGGAAGTCTATAGAGAAAAGAAAAACCGATTTGAATCGTTATTGGAAGAGAGACCGGAGAGCAGAAACCCTGCTATTTAAATTTGCACTTTTGTTTTCTCCGTTTTTAGTGTAATTTGTTATTTGAATCATCTGCCCTCGTAGTTAAATGGATATAACTGGAGACTTCTAATCTCCCATTCTAGGTTCGATTCCTAGCGAGGGCACCGTAACATTTGGCTTGTTATTGTCTAAGATTTTAAAAAATATATAATTTATTAATTATTAGAAAAACAAAATAAAAATGGACAAAATAGTCAGAGACTTTGTTTCTCAAGAACCCCGTCAGTACAAAATGAAAATCGGAAGGACAGTTGCCTCGTCTCTTACCGGATTTGTGGTCGGAGCGGTTTCAGCAAGTATCGTCTGGCATGTCGCTCTAAACAATTTTGGAATATAAACAAAACAAAACGCCCCACGACGAGAGTCGCGGGGCGTTTTGTTTTTAATTTCTAATTTTTGATAAGGGAGGCCATTTGAGATTTCTTTCTGGATGCCTTTTCTTTACTTATAACTCCCCTTTTAGCTGCCTTGTCTATAGCTTTGTAAACTTCTGGAAGAATCCCTTTGGCTTCGTCGAGTTTTTGATCTGCCGTCAGTTTCTTGATCTTTTTAATAGCGCTAGACATAGCATCTTTCCGGCGAAGATTAAAAACCCTTTTCTTCTTAGAGCTTCGTAAGGCTTTTTTGGCTGAACTTGTAATTGGCATAATTTTGTCCAGCCATCTTAACACAAGAAGAAGAAAAGTCAAAAAACAGCCCCAACCGAAGTTGGGGCCAGAGAGTTCTCTCCCAATTAGGGAGAAATGGCCGGGGCTGGACTTGAACCAGCAACCTGCAGATTTGGAATCTGTTGCTCTACCAATTGAGCTACCCAGCCAACAATTTCTTAATCTAGGGAAAGATGCTATTATTCTTCGCCCAAAAAGTCAAACTTTGCTATCATTTAGTCAACAAAATGATTGCTAAACTCAAAGGTCCAGTAATTTTCAAAGACGAAAAAAGCGTAATTATTGACGCAAACGGTGTCGGTTATAGAATTTTCACGCCGGCACATTGCCTTTTAACATTCAAAATTGATGAAACAGCCGAGATCTGGACGCACCTCTCGGTCAAAGAAACTTCCTTGGAAATTTTCGGATTTCTTTCGCAATCGGAACTAAATTTTTTTGAACTTCTGATTTCAATTTCGGGCATCGGACCGCGGTCGGCTTTGGGAATTTTAAACCTCGCCGAAATAGAATCCTTAAAAAAAGGAATTTCGGAAGGCGACATAACTTATCTGACCAAAGTCTCCGGCATCGGTAAAAAAACCGCCGAAAAAATAGTGGTGGAATTAAAAGACAAGTTGGGCTCAAAAGGATCGCAAGCAAGCTCAACCAAAGAAGACGTGGAGGTTGTGGAGGCCCTAAAAGCCCTTGGTTATTCCCAAGAAGAAGCTCGAAGTGCTTTGAAATCTGTTTCAGCCGAAACGCAAGGTACTTCGGCAAAAATAAAAGAGGCGCTGAGAATTTTAAGTAATTAAATGAATCTTATAAAATCCTTGATCCCAAAAAAAATCATCGATATCTGTCGTCCGACATATCATTACTCTCTCGCTTTTCTTGGCGCTGTGATTTACCGCTTTCCTTCAAGGAAAATAAAAGTTGTGGCGGTGACCGGCACCAAAGGCAAATCAACAACAACCGAGATTGTGAACGCTATTTTGGAAGAAGCTGGACTAAAAACCGCCCTGGCCAATACTTTGCGATTCAAAATCGGCGGAAAAGAAAAAAGGAATTTGTTTAAAATGACCATGCCGGGCAGGTTTTTCTTGCAAAAATTTTTGCGACAGGCGGTTAAAGAAGGTTGCGACTTTGCAATAATTGAAATGACTTCCGAAGGCGCAAGGCAGTTTCGTCACAAATTCATTGACCTGGACGCTTTAATTTTCACCAATCTTTCTCCAGAACACATTGAATCGCATGGCTCTTACGAAAATTATGTCAGGGCTAAATTGAAAATTGCCGAGGCGCTTTCCAGAAGCAGTAAGAAAAGAAAAATTTTAATCATAAACAATGACGAAAAAGAAGCCGAAAAATTTAAAGCCGTAAAAAATACTAAAAAATTTTTGTACTCGATAAGTGACATGGCCGACCTTCTGCTCCAAGACCAAAAAAGTTCTTTCGTCTGGCAAGGTCGGCGCATTGAAACAAAATTAATCGGCAAGTTCAACATCTATAATATCCTCGGTGCCCTGTCTTTAACCGAAGCGCTCGGCGTTGATTTGGAAAAAGCCAGACGAGCGATTGAAAAAATAGAAAAAATAAGGGGACGGGTGGAAAAAATTCCAGCAAACGGTTTTGATGTTTATGTTGACTATGCCCATACGATTGATTCACTAACAAAACTTTATGAAGCTTTTCCGAATAATAAAAAGATTTGCGTGCTCGGTAATACCGGTGGCGGACGTGATCAATGGAAACGCCCGGGTATGGCAAAAGTTGCTAACGAATACTGTCAGGAAGTGATTCTGACAAATGAAGATCCTTACGACGAAGACCCGCAAAAAATTTTGGATGAAATGGCGGTTTCCGTATCAAAAGAAAAATTAAAAATTATCTTGGACCGGCGGGAAGCGATTCGCACTTCTCTAATAAACGCGAAAGAAAAATCCTCGCTAATCAAGACGGACAAAAAAAGTGAAAAAGTGGTTGTTCTTATCACCGGTAAAGGCACCGATCCTTTCATCATGGGCCCCCACGGCTCAAAAATTCCTTGGGACGATGCAGGTGTGGTGAGGGAGGAATTGAAGAAATTAGGGTATAGGGTCTAGGGTTTAGGGTTTAGGGGAATGAAGTGCCCCCGGATCGCAAGCGCGAGCCGGGGGCGTGTTTGTAGTTTTTAGGCTCTCATTTTAGCCGATGCCGCGGAGAGAGCCGATCCCGGAACCTCGAACTTCTGAGAGTTCTACTTTCCGGGAAACTATACTTCCTTACTACATTCTAACAATCCTATTATTTTTGTCAAGTCGTTCGTAATATCCCAATAGCTTGGAATCACTTCTCTCTGGGAGGTTAAACCTTGCCGTGAGCTATTATAGAAAACCGCCAAGCACCGGGGTGCTTGGCAGAGGGCGGAGGACCAAGGACAAAGTGTCCGAGGAAGACATAGTGACTGAGGTCCGAGCTACTTGTTGCGGAAGCGGAGGGCGGGATTATTGATGTCCAAGAAGCTGTCGCTGAGCCAATACCAGCGCAACACGATCTCGCCATCGTTCCAGTACAAATACCGGACGTAGAGGTTGCCGTCAGGGTTGCGGTAACGTACAAAGCATCATCTGCGCCACCACTCCTTGAATTCTCTTAGAGTTGTATAGAATTTAGCATCAAAATGCCTCAATGTTTTGTACCAAGTATCTTCATTTTTTTTGAAGTTTCTACATACACCACTCTATCCAAAACCTTGGTTGTGAATACTCCCGGTGTATGGATACTGGGTTCGGTAGCGAAAAGCCGTAACCGCCCGCATATTCACCTACTGCCACTTTTATTTTATCACAGAAAAAGCCCCGACCGAAATCGAGGCCTCCATTTTTGACGCTTTGGATTGCGTTTGGCGAAAATCGCCGCGAAGAACTAAGGTCAAAGGGTCTGAAAGACCCGAGTACCCAAGTTCTAAGCACTAACTTGCGAGCAACGCCGCAGGGAGGTCGGAGAGGCACCCGTCGTCGAGCCAGTAGCCGTCCCAGTCCCACCCGCCACCGTCCCAGGACAAAAACCGGACGCAGAGGCGGCCGCCAGGGGAGCGGTAGACCGTTCCCCAGAAAAGGAGGTAACGGGTCCGGCCCTGATCGTCGACCTTCCAGCTGTCAGGAATGAGGTCGGGGTGAGCCAGGAGATAGTCGAGAACGTTGGCGTTGAGAACCGGCTTGCCTTCAAGCTCCTTGCGAAGCTTGTCGCCCTTGATGACCTTGTCACATTGCTGGTTCGGCGAAAGGAAGAACTCGATCTTCTTCCCGTCGAGGTAGAGGTCGTCGCCGTCGCGAGTCAGCTTGAGGTCGCCAGACTTCTGGTGCTTTTCCACCTCCCAGCCGCTGGGAACGAATGGGTCGGCATTGCCGAGAATGATGTGGTCCTTGATGACCACTTCGACGGTGCCAGCGAGAAAGCGCTGAACGCCATCCTCGCCACCCAGCTTGTCCCAGACGGCTTCGATGCGGCCCAAAGTGTTAGGATACTTGCTCATGACATCTCCTTTCCGACTTCTAGTCGGATTTTTCTACTTACCCTACTAGGGTTCGAGTGGTTTGTGCCATTTGTGCCAGATGACGACCACACTGGTAGTCATAGCCAGAAAACCTCTATTTTAAAGGTCTTTTGGCTATGACCGCTTTTTCTTTTCCACCAAACTTTTGTCTTGCCCGCCAAAATTATTTTAGAATTTAGGTGGGCGAGCAAAACCTAGGCGGACAAGTAGCTCTTTTAAGGTACAAATTTCTGCTTTAGATTATACATAAACATACCTTCCTGCCAATGGTTGCAGGTTCCCGAAGCATCCCTATACCCTATTGGCTATACCCTAAACCCTAACTTAACAAGTGCAATTTATCTCCACAACAGTAAACACTAAAGGCCCAAGCATTGCTTTGGGCCTTTAGTGTATGGCTTTCTGCAAGTTCTAATATTCTAAGATTTCGGCAGAGATCCTGAGACTAATTAGAAACCCCTTTAGATACTCTTCAGAATATTAATGAGCTTCCGATTTATGAAGACTGTTTGCTTCTGAAATGTGGCTCCTTGCTGAAGGATTCCGTATTCTTTGAGAAGATTCAGGTATCTTTTACAGGTGGTCACGGGTACACCAGTACTCCTACTCACCATAGGTGCCGTGAGATACGGCTGTTTAAAAGCATAATCAAGTACCATGATCATTCGCATACTTGCTGCCTGCTTTTCGACAACAGCTTTTCCATTCTTGTATAGCTCATCAATATCTAGTACGAGCTTGAGAGAAAGTTCCGCTTGTCTTTGAATACCCTTGAGGAAGAACGTGAGCCACTTATACCAATCCTCTTTCTGATCCACAGCAGAAAGGGCCTTCATGTATGAAGGTTTATGTTCCTCGAAATAACCGCTTGGATAAAGAATGGGCAGCGTAAGGAGACCTTCTTTTATAAGGTATAGCGTAATTAGCAGACGCCCCACTCGGCCGTTACCATCTTTGAAAGGATGGATGGCCTCGAATCTGTGATGAATAACACCACAAGCAATTAACGGATTGAGTTTCCCACTATCTTGCATAAAGGCAATCAACTGCTCCATCAGCGCTGGCACATGCACTCCGTCTGGTGGAAGATACCTCGCTTTTCCTTTATCCGTGCCATCTTTACCAATCCACACTTCATCCTTTCTGAATTCGCCAGGAAGTTTCTTACTCCCTCGCGCACCATGCAAGAGAGTTTTATGCATCTCCCTTATGACAAACTCACTAAGTCCATGCTTTTCAAGTCCTGCAAGCCCTTTGTACATTGCCCGTTCGTAATTCACAATCTCCTGCGCTTCGTTTCGCATCTCAACAGATTGTTCAGCAAGACCCAGCTGATACGCATCTTCTATTGAGGCCTGTGTTCCCTCGAGCTGTGAACTCGATTCGGCTTCCTTTGCCAAAACTGGCCTCATCAAAAGATCAGGGTTCTGTAAAAGACGAGCAGTCTGCCTCAAACTACCAATTGCACCTTGCGTTTGAGCAAGTTGATTTGCCAATTCTTCATCATAAATCTCCTTAAGCTTTGGGGGGAAAGTATGGCCTAAAATAATGTTTTCCTTCATCCATCCATTTTTAGCAGAAAATGGTCGGATTGGCAAGTCATCCAACCATAAATGGTCGGATAACTTTTTGGACGTTCAAAATGCACGATTAACGGTCGGAATATTTCAATCCCTTGGGACGATGCGGAGGTGGTGAGGGAGGAATTGAAGAATCAGGGTCTAGGGCGCAGCCAATAGCCAATAGGGTCTATTATTTATTGATATTTCACTGGCAAGGTAAAACCCTGTCAGTAGAATTACTATTAAGAAAAACCCGCGCCGCAAGGACGCTGGGGGGGGGACGAACAGTGCCAGCCCACAACTCCAAGTGAGAATCCTTACTTAGAATTCCTTGAAGTAAGGAACTGGTTGAGGCCTGAAGCAGCAGTAAGAACCAGAACGAGATTCGCGATCCAGACGATTCTCGTGATATCCGGCCTGCCCAAAATGAACGGCAAAAAAGCATTAAACATCACGAGAATGAAGATGAGCAACAATGCGAGGAACATGCTCTTTGGCATTTGACTTACTCCTTATGAATGTCTCATCGGGCCGTGAAACGCCTACCAAGAAACCCTGATTCTGTTTGTAATATTAGCACAAACTCTTGAAACCACAAGTTTCTATATATGCCCCCGATTATACACAAAAATACCTTCCTGTCAATGGTTGCAGGTTCCGCGCGATCTCTAAAACCTTACTGTGGGATTAACCAGACAAAGAAAAAGCCCCGCATCGCTGCGGGACTTCTATGTCTACGTCTGATATGTTGCGACAAT from Candidatus Paceibacterota bacterium includes:
- the pilO gene encoding type 4a pilus biogenesis protein PilO — protein: MYTLFPAIIIWVVATLVFTTTENKKSDVLELSASVVNHELKKEGVRLLAQDLEKLQAEFEELESFAVGISQEEVVSFIEKIEKLAEVSGVQSSVEKIDVIKTEEGFFEMLELTIKAFGTWGGVFHFLSLVENLPYQIDVKNIVLESKTSEQGDSAPEWQLQISFQTLKFK
- the rpsT gene encoding 30S ribosomal protein S20, translated to MPITSSAKKALRSSKKKRVFNLRRKDAMSSAIKKIKKLTADQKLDEAKGILPEVYKAIDKAAKRGVISKEKASRKKSQMASLIKN
- the ruvA gene encoding Holliday junction branch migration protein RuvA; its protein translation is MLLFFAQKVKLCYHLVNKMIAKLKGPVIFKDEKSVIIDANGVGYRIFTPAHCLLTFKIDETAEIWTHLSVKETSLEIFGFLSQSELNFFELLISISGIGPRSALGILNLAEIESLKKGISEGDITYLTKVSGIGKKTAEKIVVELKDKLGSKGSQASSTKEDVEVVEALKALGYSQEEARSALKSVSAETQGTSAKIKEALRILSN
- the murE gene encoding UDP-N-acetylmuramyl-tripeptide synthetase, with translation MNLIKSLIPKKIIDICRPTYHYSLAFLGAVIYRFPSRKIKVVAVTGTKGKSTTTEIVNAILEEAGLKTALANTLRFKIGGKEKRNLFKMTMPGRFFLQKFLRQAVKEGCDFAIIEMTSEGARQFRHKFIDLDALIFTNLSPEHIESHGSYENYVRAKLKIAEALSRSSKKRKILIINNDEKEAEKFKAVKNTKKFLYSISDMADLLLQDQKSSFVWQGRRIETKLIGKFNIYNILGALSLTEALGVDLEKARRAIEKIEKIRGRVEKIPANGFDVYVDYAHTIDSLTKLYEAFPNNKKICVLGNTGGGRDQWKRPGMAKVANEYCQEVILTNEDPYDEDPQKILDEMAVSVSKEKLKIILDRREAIRTSLINAKEKSSLIKTDKKSEKVVVLITGKGTDPFIMGPHGSKIPWDDAGVVREELKKLGYRV
- a CDS encoding Fic family protein, whose amino-acid sequence is MKENIILGHTFPPKLKEIYDEELANQLAQTQGAIGSLRQTARLLQNPDLLMRPVLAKEAESSSQLEGTQASIEDAYQLGLAEQSVEMRNEAQEIVNYERAMYKGLAGLEKHGLSEFVIREMHKTLLHGARGSKKLPGEFRKDEVWIGKDGTDKGKARYLPPDGVHVPALMEQLIAFMQDSGKLNPLIACGVIHHRFEAIHPFKDGNGRVGRLLITLYLIKEGLLTLPILYPSGYFEEHKPSYMKALSAVDQKEDWYKWLTFFLKGIQRQAELSLKLVLDIDELYKNGKAVVEKQAASMRMIMVLDYAFKQPYLTAPMVSRSTGVPVTTCKRYLNLLKEYGILQQGATFQKQTVFINRKLINILKSI